From the genome of Parazoarcus communis, one region includes:
- a CDS encoding sigma-54-dependent transcriptional regulator yields MTSELPGVLVVDDELRSQEALHRTLEEDFNVFTASSAAEAAEIMAREWIQIVLCDQRMPGVSGVQFLREVRDKWPDAVRIIISGYTESEDIIAGINEAGIYQYLLKPWQPEQLLLTLRGAAEIYRLQTENQRLSLDLKVTGPVMRQRVASKRQVIERKFALDTLLRAPDSPMNAVCELLCKVARLDVPVLLTGESGTGKELLARALHLASPRRSEPFVTENCGAVPDQLLESELFGYKRGAFTGAYEDRVGLFKQADGGSIFLDEIGETTPAFQVKLLRVLQEGEVRPIGAPRPLPVDLRVVAATNRDLEADVRAGRFREDLYYRIAAITIQVPPLRERPMDIGLIAQTFVDETLSAAGLAPQRLGHDVLSCLTAYRWPGNVRELRNEVLRMVALADDGELRAADLSPRVLRAAAVEQEPALELLSGLDGDLKTRLDALEARIVRESLVRHRWNKTHAARELGLSRVGLRNKLTRYGLDKD; encoded by the coding sequence ATGACGAGCGAATTGCCAGGCGTGCTGGTGGTGGATGACGAACTGCGCTCGCAGGAAGCCCTGCATCGCACGCTGGAAGAGGATTTCAATGTCTTCACCGCCTCGTCTGCGGCCGAAGCGGCCGAGATCATGGCGCGCGAGTGGATACAGATCGTGCTTTGCGATCAGCGCATGCCCGGGGTGTCCGGCGTGCAGTTTCTGCGCGAGGTGCGCGACAAGTGGCCGGACGCGGTGCGCATCATCATCTCGGGCTACACCGAGTCCGAGGACATCATCGCCGGCATCAACGAGGCAGGCATCTATCAGTACCTGCTCAAACCCTGGCAACCGGAGCAGCTGCTGCTCACCCTGCGCGGCGCAGCGGAGATCTACCGGCTGCAGACCGAGAACCAGCGCCTGTCGCTCGACCTGAAGGTGACGGGGCCGGTGATGCGCCAGCGGGTGGCGAGCAAGCGCCAGGTGATCGAACGCAAGTTTGCGCTGGACACCTTGCTGCGTGCGCCGGACTCGCCGATGAACGCGGTGTGCGAACTACTGTGCAAGGTGGCGCGGCTCGATGTGCCGGTGCTGCTCACCGGTGAGTCGGGTACCGGCAAGGAACTGCTCGCGCGCGCGCTGCATCTGGCCAGCCCGCGCCGTTCCGAGCCCTTCGTCACCGAGAACTGCGGTGCGGTGCCGGATCAGCTGCTCGAATCCGAACTGTTCGGCTACAAGCGTGGCGCGTTTACCGGCGCCTACGAGGATCGGGTCGGGCTGTTCAAGCAGGCCGATGGGGGCAGCATCTTTCTCGATGAGATCGGCGAAACCACACCGGCCTTCCAGGTCAAGCTGTTGCGGGTGCTGCAGGAAGGGGAAGTGCGACCGATCGGTGCGCCTCGTCCGCTGCCGGTCGACCTGCGCGTGGTGGCGGCAACCAACCGCGACCTCGAGGCCGACGTGCGCGCCGGTCGTTTCCGCGAGGACCTCTACTACCGTATCGCCGCGATCACCATTCAGGTGCCGCCGCTGCGCGAGCGGCCGATGGATATCGGCCTCATCGCGCAGACCTTCGTCGACGAAACCCTGTCCGCGGCGGGGCTGGCGCCACAGCGGCTTGGGCACGATGTGCTTTCCTGTCTGACTGCGTACCGCTGGCCCGGCAACGTGCGCGAACTGCGCAACGAGGTACTGCGCATGGTCGCACTGGCGGATGACGGCGAATTGCGTGCGGCCGATCTCAGCCCGCGTGTGCTGCGGGCTGCCGCGGTGGAGCAGGAGCCGGCCCTCGAGCTGTTGTCAGGGCTCGACGGTGATCTCAAGACCCGGCTCGACGCGCTCGAGGCCCGCATCGTCAGGGAGAGCCTCGTGCGCCATCGCTGGAACAAGACCCATGCTGCGCGCGAGCTCGGCCTGTCGCGCGTGGGGCTGCGCAACAAGCTCACCCGCTACGGGCTCGACAAGGACTGA
- a CDS encoding HupU protein — MNVLWLQSGGCGGCTMSLLCAESPDVLATLEGGGVSLLWHPSLSEASGPEVVAILESCIAGTTPLDVLCVEGALLRGPHGSGRFHVLAGTGRAMIDWVRALAARARHTVAVGTCAAFGGVTAAGCNPTDACGLQYDGNAAGGLLGAGYRSASGLPVINVAGCPTHPGWVLETLLALALDGIAAVDLDALGRPRFYADQLVHHGCSRNEFYEFKASAEKASDLGCMMEHMGCKGTQAHADCNVRPWNGAGSCTSGGYPCISCTEPGFEEPGHPFFETPKVGGIPIGLPTDMPKAWFVALAALSKSATPKRVRTNATADHPVVTPVIRKTGFK; from the coding sequence ATGAACGTGCTCTGGCTTCAATCCGGCGGCTGTGGTGGCTGCACCATGTCCCTGTTGTGCGCCGAGTCGCCCGACGTGCTCGCCACGCTCGAGGGCGGTGGCGTGTCACTGTTGTGGCATCCGAGCCTGTCCGAGGCCAGCGGCCCGGAGGTCGTGGCCATCCTCGAATCCTGTATCGCCGGGACGACCCCGCTCGACGTCCTCTGCGTGGAGGGCGCGCTGCTGCGCGGACCGCATGGCAGTGGCCGTTTTCATGTGCTGGCGGGTACCGGGCGGGCGATGATCGACTGGGTCCGCGCCCTGGCGGCGCGCGCACGTCATACCGTGGCGGTGGGCACCTGCGCTGCGTTTGGCGGGGTGACCGCCGCCGGCTGCAACCCGACCGATGCCTGCGGCCTGCAGTACGATGGCAACGCGGCAGGCGGCCTGCTCGGTGCCGGCTATCGCAGCGCAAGCGGCTTGCCGGTGATCAATGTCGCGGGCTGCCCGACGCATCCGGGCTGGGTGCTGGAAACCCTGCTGGCGCTTGCGCTCGACGGCATCGCCGCGGTCGACCTCGATGCGCTCGGGCGTCCGCGCTTCTATGCAGACCAGCTGGTGCACCACGGCTGTTCGCGCAACGAGTTCTACGAGTTCAAGGCCAGCGCGGAGAAGGCGTCCGATCTTGGCTGCATGATGGAGCACATGGGCTGCAAGGGCACGCAGGCGCACGCCGACTGCAATGTGCGCCCATGGAACGGAGCCGGTTCATGTACCAGCGGGGGCTACCCCTGCATCAGCTGTACCGAACCCGGTTTCGAGGAGCCCGGCCATCCCTTCTTTGAAACGCCCAAGGTGGGCGGCATTCCCATCGGCTTGCCGACCGACATGCCAAAGGCCTGGTTTGTCGCACTCGCGGCGCTGTCGAAGTCGGCCACGCCGAAGCGGGTGCGAACCAATGCGACGGCGGATCACCCGGTGGTGACGCCGGTCATCCGCAAGACCGGGTTCAAGTAA
- a CDS encoding nickel-dependent hydrogenase large subunit: MSRRVLGPFNRVEGDLELSLDTEDGVVSAARVNSPLYRGFEQILEGKAPADAMVIVPRICGICSVSQSVAAATALADAMGVTPPPNGARATNLMLATENLADHLTHFYLFFMPDFARDAYAGAPWFASAEARFKAIRGAAAADVLPARAQFMHLLGTLAGKWPHTLSVQPGGSARAVSATERVRMVSLIRSFRAWLERHLFGDALEAISGIGSEAALWAWLDAKGPERGDFARFLAIARNLRLDRLGRCEGGERYLSHGNYVFEGERLFARGVWDGASASLLDFAHEDVTEDVSHAWMAGEGACHPLSGFTQPDIARESGYSWCKAPRWRGEVVQCGALSRQVVDAHPLARDLVAAGGGNVFSRVVGRLLEIARVVPEMERWALAIEPGERFCTEAGVPDSAQGVGLIEAARGALGHWVVIRKGRIQRYQIIAPTTWNFSPRDGRGTPGALEQALVGTPACESDEMPLAVQHVVRSFDPCMVCTVH, from the coding sequence ATGAGCCGTCGTGTGCTGGGCCCGTTCAACCGCGTCGAGGGCGACCTCGAGCTCAGCCTCGATACCGAGGATGGCGTGGTTTCGGCTGCGCGGGTCAATTCGCCGCTGTATCGTGGCTTCGAGCAGATTCTCGAAGGCAAGGCGCCGGCTGACGCAATGGTCATCGTGCCGCGCATCTGCGGTATCTGCTCCGTATCCCAGTCGGTGGCGGCTGCGACGGCCCTCGCCGATGCGATGGGCGTGACGCCGCCGCCCAATGGCGCGCGTGCGACCAACCTGATGCTTGCTACCGAGAACCTCGCCGATCACCTGACCCATTTCTATCTGTTCTTCATGCCGGATTTCGCGCGCGACGCGTATGCCGGCGCGCCGTGGTTTGCGTCGGCCGAAGCGCGCTTCAAGGCGATCCGGGGGGCGGCTGCGGCCGACGTCCTGCCCGCACGGGCGCAGTTCATGCACCTGCTCGGCACGCTGGCCGGCAAGTGGCCGCACACGCTGAGCGTGCAGCCTGGCGGGTCGGCGCGCGCTGTCAGCGCGACCGAGCGCGTGCGGATGGTGTCCCTGATCCGAAGTTTTCGCGCCTGGCTGGAGCGCCATCTGTTCGGCGATGCACTGGAGGCCATCAGTGGTATCGGCTCCGAGGCGGCCCTGTGGGCGTGGCTCGATGCGAAGGGGCCGGAGCGTGGGGATTTCGCCCGTTTCCTTGCCATTGCGCGCAACCTCCGGCTCGATCGCCTGGGGCGCTGTGAGGGGGGCGAACGCTACCTGAGCCATGGCAATTACGTGTTCGAAGGCGAGCGCCTCTTCGCCCGCGGCGTGTGGGATGGGGCGTCGGCCAGCCTGCTCGACTTCGCCCATGAAGATGTGACCGAGGACGTCTCCCATGCATGGATGGCGGGGGAGGGGGCCTGCCATCCGCTCTCCGGTTTCACCCAGCCCGATATCGCGCGCGAGTCCGGCTACAGCTGGTGCAAGGCGCCGCGCTGGCGGGGCGAGGTGGTGCAGTGCGGCGCCTTGTCGCGGCAGGTGGTGGATGCCCATCCGCTGGCGCGCGATCTCGTGGCTGCGGGTGGCGGAAACGTGTTCAGCCGGGTGGTCGGGCGCTTGCTCGAAATCGCGCGGGTGGTGCCCGAGATGGAGCGTTGGGCGCTTGCGATCGAGCCTGGCGAACGTTTCTGCACCGAAGCCGGCGTGCCCGATTCGGCGCAGGGCGTGGGCCTGATCGAAGCCGCGCGCGGTGCGCTCGGACACTGGGTCGTCATCCGCAAGGGGCGGATTCAGCGCTACCAGATCATCGCGCCCACGACCTGGAACTTTTCCCCTCGCGACGGCCGCGGTACGCCCGGCGCGCTCGAACAGGCTCTGGTGGGCACGCCCGCGTGCGAGTCGGATGAAATGCCGCTTGCGGTGCAGCATGTCGTGCGCTCCTTCGACCCCTGCATGGTATGCACGGTGCACTGA
- a CDS encoding PAS domain-containing sensor histidine kinase, producing MKNTPESSLDVGHTGHPGELVGVGEDVWMDVIHKMDEVYSDLLQYEVALEEKNAKLEESQQFILSVLTAMSDILVICGRDGTIEDVNPALEVITGRKAADLRGTSVFDLFADADARVLARARLNVSCGDDEVHDCELPLRAHDGASVPVSFNCTPRFNAVGKSLGMVVTGRPVGELRKAYQALTQAHDDLKRTQQQLLHSEKMASLGRLVAGVAHELNNPISFIIGNVHALRRYAERLGQYLAAVHEGVPAEEVEHLRKRLRIDRILVDLDPLIEGTIEGAERTREIVDGLKRFSAVDRNEQQRFDLAEVIERAVRWVCQAERKTFKVAMEFSGPLPVIGSAGQMQQVAMNLVQNAADATRLTDLPTLRIAAEQVSTAQGPRILLRFVDNGPGIAPAHLAHVFDPFFTTKPVGQGTGLGLSISYGIVERHGGSLRAENLPAGGAAFTLELPLAR from the coding sequence ATGAAAAATACCCCTGAGTCTTCCCTCGACGTCGGCCATACCGGACATCCTGGCGAACTCGTCGGTGTGGGCGAGGACGTGTGGATGGATGTGATCCACAAGATGGACGAGGTCTATTCCGATCTGCTGCAGTACGAGGTCGCTCTCGAGGAAAAGAACGCCAAGCTTGAGGAGTCGCAGCAGTTCATCCTCAGCGTGCTGACTGCGATGTCCGACATTCTGGTGATCTGTGGGCGCGACGGCACCATCGAGGACGTGAACCCGGCGCTGGAGGTGATCACCGGGCGCAAGGCCGCAGATTTGCGCGGCACCTCGGTGTTCGACCTGTTTGCCGATGCCGACGCGCGCGTGCTGGCGCGTGCCCGGCTCAACGTGAGCTGTGGCGATGACGAAGTGCACGATTGCGAACTTCCGCTGCGCGCGCATGACGGCGCGTCGGTGCCAGTTTCCTTCAACTGTACGCCGCGCTTCAATGCGGTGGGCAAGTCCCTGGGCATGGTCGTAACCGGGCGCCCGGTCGGCGAATTGCGCAAGGCCTATCAGGCGCTTACCCAGGCGCATGACGACCTGAAGCGTACCCAGCAGCAACTGCTGCATTCGGAAAAGATGGCCTCTCTTGGGCGCCTGGTGGCCGGCGTGGCGCATGAGCTGAACAACCCGATCAGCTTCATCATCGGCAATGTGCACGCGCTGCGCCGCTATGCAGAGCGTCTCGGGCAGTACCTTGCCGCCGTGCATGAGGGGGTGCCGGCCGAGGAGGTCGAACACCTGCGCAAACGTCTGCGCATCGACCGCATCCTGGTCGATCTCGATCCGCTGATCGAGGGCACGATCGAGGGTGCCGAGCGTACGCGTGAGATCGTGGATGGATTGAAGCGCTTCTCTGCGGTTGATCGTAACGAGCAGCAACGCTTCGATCTTGCAGAGGTCATCGAACGTGCGGTGCGCTGGGTGTGTCAGGCTGAGCGCAAGACCTTCAAGGTTGCGATGGAGTTTTCCGGCCCGCTTCCGGTGATCGGGTCGGCAGGGCAGATGCAGCAGGTGGCAATGAACCTGGTTCAGAACGCTGCAGATGCCACCCGTCTCACCGACTTGCCGACGCTGCGGATTGCCGCGGAGCAGGTTTCAACGGCACAGGGGCCGCGCATCCTCTTGCGCTTCGTGGACAACGGCCCGGGTATCGCGCCGGCGCATCTGGCTCATGTGTTCGATCCCTTCTTCACCACCAAGCCGGTGGGTCAGGGTACCGGGCTCGGACTGTCCATCAGCTACGGCATCGTCGAGCGGCATGGTGGGTCGCTGCGCGCCGAAAACCTGCCTGCGGGCGGCGCGGCATTCACGCTCGAACTGCCGCTTGCGCGCTGA
- a CDS encoding HupE/UreJ family protein, which yields MLRSRVLIAAVLSLGAGSVFAHSGHADAGFASGLMHPVTGLDHLLAMLAVGLYAAGQRGAARWGLPLGFVLAMLGGSLLGMAGIALPAVEGTIAASVIVLGLLLSSLTSLSLALTLPLITIFAVFHGHAHYAEIGDAGFMRYAGGFVLATAALHLAGFLCARWFPESRTGLAVKRTVGVVVSGAGVLMLGS from the coding sequence ATGCTTCGCTCTCGTGTTCTGATTGCTGCCGTACTCAGCCTTGGCGCCGGATCGGTGTTTGCACACTCGGGGCATGCGGATGCGGGATTCGCGTCGGGTCTGATGCATCCGGTGACCGGCCTCGACCACCTGCTCGCAATGCTTGCCGTGGGGCTGTACGCCGCGGGTCAGCGCGGCGCGGCGCGGTGGGGCCTGCCCCTGGGCTTCGTGCTGGCGATGCTCGGTGGATCGCTGCTGGGGATGGCGGGCATCGCCCTGCCGGCCGTCGAGGGGACGATCGCAGCGTCGGTGATCGTGCTCGGGCTGTTGCTGAGTTCGCTGACAAGTCTGTCACTGGCCTTGACCCTTCCGCTGATCACGATCTTTGCAGTGTTTCATGGCCATGCCCATTACGCCGAGATCGGCGACGCGGGTTTCATGCGTTACGCGGGTGGCTTCGTGCTCGCTACGGCTGCGCTGCATCTGGCGGGGTTTCTCTGTGCGCGCTGGTTTCCCGAATCGCGCACCGGGCTGGCCGTGAAGCGGACCGTCGGCGTCGTCGTGAGCGGTGCCGGCGTGCTGATGCTCGGAAGCTGA
- the surE gene encoding 5'/3'-nucleotidase SurE: MRILVSNDDGYFAPGLAALVAALAEIGEVTVVAPERDRSGASNSLTLDRPLSLRRAANGFYFVNGTPTDCVHLAVTGMLDHMPDMVVSGVNHGANMGDDTIYSGTVAAATEGFLLGVPSIAVSLVSKGASDFSAAARVARDLAERFMRQPWPRPALLNVNVPDLPYEQIKGTQVTRLGKRHKAEPVIRSVTPRNETVYWVGAAGGAADAGDGTDFNAVTSGMVSITPLQIDLTHTAQIHTVKDWLAQ, translated from the coding sequence ATGCGTATTCTGGTCAGTAACGACGACGGCTATTTCGCGCCAGGGCTTGCAGCGCTCGTAGCGGCGCTGGCAGAAATCGGCGAGGTAACTGTCGTTGCGCCCGAACGTGACCGCAGCGGTGCGAGCAACTCCCTGACGCTCGATCGCCCGCTTTCACTGCGTCGTGCGGCCAATGGGTTCTACTTCGTCAACGGTACGCCAACCGACTGCGTGCATCTCGCGGTTACGGGCATGCTCGACCATATGCCCGACATGGTGGTGTCTGGCGTCAATCATGGCGCCAACATGGGTGACGACACCATCTACTCTGGCACTGTTGCGGCTGCCACCGAAGGCTTCCTGCTGGGCGTGCCTTCGATCGCGGTGTCGCTGGTCAGCAAGGGCGCGTCGGATTTTTCGGCCGCGGCGCGCGTCGCGCGTGACCTTGCCGAGCGCTTCATGCGCCAGCCCTGGCCGCGGCCCGCCTTGCTCAACGTCAACGTGCCCGATCTGCCCTATGAGCAGATCAAGGGGACGCAGGTGACCCGTCTGGGCAAGCGTCACAAGGCCGAGCCGGTTATCCGCAGCGTGACCCCGCGCAACGAAACCGTTTACTGGGTGGGTGCTGCCGGCGGTGCAGCAGACGCCGGCGACGGCACCGACTTCAATGCGGTGACAAGCGGCATGGTGTCGATCACGCCCTTGCAGATCGACCTCACGCACACCGCACAGATTCATACTGTAAAGGACTGGCTGGCACAATGA